The Cloacibacterium caeni region TCGATTTTTATGACCTAGGAAACGGAGGCGTTTAAAAATTTTTAAAAATTTTTGTAAAGAAATTTCCACTGTTTGAGTATGTAAGGAAAAAGCTAGGGACGAGTTTTGGAAATTTTAGAAAATTATTTAAAATTTTAGCCGAGTTTCCAGTCTTGAATTTTTGGTTCTTTTGTTTCAAGACAAAAGAACATGTTTATTTTAAAATTAATATTGTAAGTATTAAAAATCTTCCACTTTTTCCTTAATTTAGTCCTATGAAATTTTCTTTTAAAAATGACTATTCCGAAGGTTGCCATCCCAAAATTTTGGAGGCACTTTCTCAATGTAATTTAGACCAACAAAACGGTTACGGACTAGATATTTACTCAGAAAATGCAGCAAATATCATCAGAGAAAAATCAAAATCCCCTGAGTCTAAAGTTCATTTGGTAAGTGGTGGAACGCAAGCCAATTTAATTGTAATTTCTAGTATTTTAAGACCACACGAAAGTGTAGTTTCGGCTAATACTGGTCATATTTTCACCAATGAAACTGGTGCAATAGAAGCTACAGGTCATAAAGTACACGGCGTAGAAACCAAAGATGGAAAATTAAGACCAGAAGATATTCAGAATGTGCTAGATGTACATGCCAATGTTCCGCATCAGGTAAAGCAGAAGTTGGTTTACATCTCTAATTCTACCGAAATTGGAACGATTTATACCAAAAAAGAATTGGAAAATTTATCAAATTTTTGCAAAGAAAAAAATCTATATTTATTTATGGATGGCGCCAGATTAGGACACGCTTTAACGGCAGAAAGCAATGATGTAACGCTAGAAGATGTAGCGAAGTTTACAGATGTTTTTTATCTTGGCGGAACCAAAAACGGAGCTTTATTAGGTGAAGCAATCATTATAAACAGACAAAGTCTGCAAGAAGAATTCGGGTTTCACATTAAGCAAAAAGGGGCAATGCTCGCGAAAGGAAGATTACTCGGAATTCAGTTTCAAGAGTTGATGAAAGACGATTTATATTGGGATTTAGCAAGACATGCCAATCAACAAGCCATGAAAATCAAGCAAACTTTCAAAGAAATAGGTTGTAATTTTTTGGCGGAAACAGATACCAATCAGATTTTCCCAATTTTAGAAAATTCACAAATTGAGAAACTTTCAGAACAGTTTGATTTTTATGTTTGGAAGAAAATAGATGCACAAACATCAGCCATTAGAATTATTACTTCTTGGGCTACAGAAACCGAAGTGGTAGAACGTTTTTGTCAAGAAATTTTGAAATTAAAATAAATAAAACCAACTCTAAATAATGAAAAAACTTATACTTTTAGTTTTTTTAATTCCTGCTGTTTTCTCGGCACAACA contains the following coding sequences:
- a CDS encoding threonine aldolase family protein, whose translation is MKFSFKNDYSEGCHPKILEALSQCNLDQQNGYGLDIYSENAANIIREKSKSPESKVHLVSGGTQANLIVISSILRPHESVVSANTGHIFTNETGAIEATGHKVHGVETKDGKLRPEDIQNVLDVHANVPHQVKQKLVYISNSTEIGTIYTKKELENLSNFCKEKNLYLFMDGARLGHALTAESNDVTLEDVAKFTDVFYLGGTKNGALLGEAIIINRQSLQEEFGFHIKQKGAMLAKGRLLGIQFQELMKDDLYWDLARHANQQAMKIKQTFKEIGCNFLAETDTNQIFPILENSQIEKLSEQFDFYVWKKIDAQTSAIRIITSWATETEVVERFCQEILKLK